A genomic stretch from Pseudomonas alkylphenolica includes:
- a CDS encoding Mu transposase C-terminal domain-containing protein, translating into MNSNLQVGQAVVWQDTCYVIKAIKPTLGDIVLEAKGGAERAVDIIAFYNHIASGEIELSQRQIEATQRSWTVSEQREADFRQQLLEFQRSLEKQGLDQSTCDAQIDQYCQRQGHKRPSNKTIRGYRKNLKRFGFEGLIPSFSRRGGTGWAKKAAAKAVAEKVLIQTFMKDDKVNLSSVALMVNEELKTHNQATGADEKVDRKTIARLLLQLPKSLVKEGRLDPRTYNLWNRQAVRRYDVKLPFERVEIDAKTIDVYCCDEYGHRYTELTLYAMVCARTSYPVGVFVSGGKPSEYTLLKVFEFFFTPKDLAFNARFGIETNWVQPCGIALVVLDNASENFSDLALAIVRRLGIQIEYARIARGDDKPHVESFFKAADEGLFSKMPGAKKSQDKRIKNRHAKAAAEACYSIEEIYRHLVSFVADVYIHRPNQKLGFRHGKPMTIKSAMDEALTNFLPVPPPSLEQLKKLLLEVNRDNRKIQHYGVDFDGFQFHSQALAVLARERNLSDIDILFNPEDCTAIYAVHPDDGSHIRLENKTIGMPEVSFEVAKTLKKAYSGHAATMSGHDYQRVYAQMLAQFTADSQRRPSIKTNNQALRAREKLAQKADIAAQFAQHAPKSRPLPRTPTVADGDDDFRPAPRRTV; encoded by the coding sequence ATGAACAGTAATCTGCAAGTTGGCCAAGCCGTGGTTTGGCAGGATACGTGTTACGTCATCAAGGCGATCAAGCCGACGCTGGGCGATATCGTCCTCGAAGCCAAGGGCGGAGCGGAGCGTGCTGTCGATATCATCGCTTTTTACAATCACATTGCCTCGGGCGAGATTGAGCTGTCGCAACGGCAAATTGAAGCCACGCAGCGTTCTTGGACGGTCAGCGAACAACGCGAGGCTGACTTTCGTCAGCAGCTGCTCGAGTTTCAGCGGTCACTGGAAAAACAAGGTCTCGACCAGTCGACCTGTGACGCACAGATTGATCAATACTGTCAGCGGCAAGGTCACAAACGGCCTTCCAACAAGACTATCCGGGGCTATCGCAAAAACTTAAAACGCTTTGGCTTTGAGGGGCTCATTCCCAGCTTCAGTCGTCGAGGGGGGACAGGGTGGGCCAAAAAAGCCGCAGCGAAGGCGGTTGCCGAGAAGGTGTTGATTCAGACCTTCATGAAGGACGACAAAGTCAATTTGTCTTCTGTGGCATTGATGGTCAATGAAGAGCTGAAGACGCACAATCAGGCCACTGGAGCCGATGAGAAAGTCGATCGCAAAACCATCGCGCGTTTGCTCCTGCAGCTGCCGAAGTCGCTGGTCAAAGAGGGTCGACTCGACCCGCGTACCTACAACTTGTGGAACCGGCAAGCCGTCCGCCGTTACGACGTCAAACTGCCTTTTGAACGGGTGGAGATTGATGCCAAGACGATTGATGTGTACTGCTGTGACGAGTATGGCCATCGCTACACGGAGCTGACCTTGTACGCCATGGTTTGCGCGCGTACCTCCTACCCCGTCGGTGTATTTGTCAGTGGCGGCAAGCCCAGCGAATACACCCTGCTCAAAGTGTTTGAGTTTTTTTTTACGCCGAAAGACTTGGCCTTCAACGCGCGGTTCGGCATCGAAACGAATTGGGTGCAGCCTTGCGGGATTGCCTTGGTAGTGCTCGACAACGCGTCAGAGAATTTCTCGGATCTGGCATTGGCTATCGTGCGCCGACTGGGTATTCAAATCGAGTATGCCCGGATCGCGCGCGGCGACGATAAACCGCATGTGGAGTCCTTTTTTAAAGCGGCGGACGAGGGTCTGTTCAGCAAGATGCCGGGGGCGAAAAAAAGCCAGGACAAGCGCATCAAAAATCGGCATGCCAAAGCTGCAGCCGAAGCGTGTTACTCCATTGAAGAGATCTACCGCCACCTGGTGAGCTTCGTCGCAGATGTGTACATCCATCGACCGAATCAAAAGCTGGGGTTCCGCCATGGCAAGCCGATGACCATCAAGAGTGCCATGGACGAAGCGCTCACCAATTTCCTGCCCGTACCGCCGCCTTCACTCGAGCAACTCAAGAAATTGCTGCTAGAGGTCAACCGGGATAATCGCAAAATTCAGCATTACGGCGTCGATTTTGACGGGTTCCAGTTCCACAGTCAGGCGCTGGCAGTGCTGGCGCGTGAACGTAACCTCAGCGACATCGACATCCTGTTCAATCCGGAAGACTGCACGGCGATTTATGCCGTGCACCCGGACGACGGCAGCCACATCCGCCTAGAGAACAAGACGATCGGCATGCCTGAGGTATCCTTTGAGGTCGCCAAAACCCTCAAAAAAGCCTATTCGGGCCATGCAGCTACGATGTCCGGCCATGACTATCAGCGTGTGTACGCTCAGATGCTGGCGCAGTTCACCGCTGATAGCCAGCGCCGCCCCAGCATCAAGACCAACAACCAGGCATTGCGTGCGCGCGAGAAACTCGCGCAGAAGGCGGACATCGCCGCGCAGTTTGCACAGCACGCGCCGAAGTCGCGTCCTTTGCCTCGTACCCCGACGGTAGCCGATGGCGATGATGACTTCCGTCCAGCGCCACGGAGGACGGTATGA
- a CDS encoding TniQ family protein — protein MLAFIPETDFADESLNGYLLRLAEENFLGSTTALLRPIGIRLKAQYSQRELQAIAEYHGLELQRLQCLAGFPALNGSLQSGAFMRKAATAVCPECLRQEGYIRQAWHHELFTACPTHQLLLMDQCPECDAPAELNRGAVSRCRCGYALSEAGGHPADAANLFISSVLLAQPSRPCGLSGLSDEPGVPADIDKFLLFLANLTLPTPQRKNAAISFHRALEINDACYALAENLPERFRAFVQNKVQAANQLKSSRFVHNLGPWYKELNTSFASSAYSSVRATVCSVMLERADAPINRKMKYIAAELLGQKKTFTACEAARLLGSSPDRIVSLVKTGKLAGEIMSGAAVEFCVVDRAAVEAQQKAAKGLVAGKELLSLLNITRRVRERLLASGVLNRVPDNDKPLFAKGEYRVEDIQRLIDTLNGGCCHAASVSSLGLDDISGKRFSHEQAQELYRLIFSGQIKPVMRDIGIQGLAAFKFDHDELRRHLRQEPTMPELSITDLTKITRWKHETIRAWIERGLLPARTEFDEGRRRVFISVANLVTFLSRYVVAADAAERLGSKSIWLTKPLKTKGVLAQGAHATRDGSLRGVLLSADALINVASGRSSDWARQPTLEWADPRALLADKQHRPALSFVETQP, from the coding sequence ATGTTGGCATTTATTCCCGAGACCGACTTCGCTGACGAAAGTCTCAACGGTTACTTACTGCGCCTCGCCGAAGAGAATTTTCTTGGCTCGACCACTGCCCTGCTGCGCCCAATAGGGATCAGGCTCAAGGCCCAGTATTCGCAGCGGGAACTGCAGGCCATTGCCGAGTATCACGGCCTAGAGCTGCAGCGACTGCAATGCCTGGCAGGTTTTCCGGCCCTCAATGGTTCGTTGCAGTCCGGCGCCTTTATGCGTAAGGCCGCGACCGCGGTGTGCCCTGAGTGTCTTCGGCAGGAAGGTTACATTCGCCAGGCCTGGCATCATGAACTGTTTACTGCGTGCCCGACGCATCAGCTACTGTTGATGGATCAATGCCCCGAGTGCGACGCGCCAGCGGAACTCAATCGCGGCGCGGTGTCTCGCTGTCGCTGTGGTTATGCGCTGAGCGAGGCTGGCGGACACCCTGCCGACGCAGCGAATTTATTCATCTCGTCGGTGTTGCTGGCGCAGCCTTCCCGCCCGTGCGGGCTGAGCGGGCTCAGTGATGAGCCGGGTGTGCCAGCGGATATCGACAAGTTTCTCCTGTTTCTGGCGAACTTGACCTTGCCGACACCCCAGCGCAAAAACGCCGCGATCAGTTTTCACCGCGCGTTGGAAATTAATGATGCCTGCTACGCCCTGGCGGAGAATCTGCCAGAACGGTTTCGTGCCTTCGTGCAGAACAAGGTTCAGGCGGCCAACCAGCTCAAGTCCAGTCGCTTCGTCCACAACCTCGGCCCCTGGTACAAAGAACTGAATACATCGTTCGCGTCCAGCGCCTATAGCTCGGTTCGAGCCACAGTCTGTAGCGTGATGCTCGAACGGGCTGATGCTCCTATCAACCGAAAAATGAAGTACATCGCTGCCGAACTGTTGGGGCAAAAAAAGACTTTTACCGCCTGCGAGGCAGCGCGGCTGCTCGGCTCCTCCCCGGATCGAATCGTCTCCTTGGTGAAGACCGGAAAACTAGCGGGGGAAATCATGAGTGGCGCCGCTGTGGAATTTTGCGTGGTCGATCGGGCGGCGGTGGAAGCGCAGCAGAAGGCCGCCAAGGGATTGGTCGCTGGCAAGGAGCTGCTTAGCCTGCTCAACATCACTCGTCGGGTGCGTGAGCGCTTGCTGGCGTCGGGTGTGCTGAATCGTGTGCCTGACAACGACAAGCCGCTGTTCGCCAAAGGTGAGTATCGTGTAGAGGATATCCAGCGCTTGATCGATACCTTGAATGGTGGGTGTTGCCACGCTGCGTCTGTCTCTAGCTTGGGGCTCGATGACATCAGTGGCAAACGCTTTTCCCATGAGCAGGCGCAAGAGTTATACCGGTTGATATTCAGCGGTCAGATCAAGCCGGTAATGCGAGATATCGGTATCCAGGGCTTGGCAGCGTTCAAGTTTGATCATGACGAACTGCGACGTCACCTTCGGCAAGAGCCGACCATGCCTGAACTAAGCATTACTGATCTGACCAAGATCACGCGCTGGAAACACGAAACCATCAGAGCGTGGATTGAGAGGGGCTTGCTGCCTGCGCGCACCGAGTTCGACGAGGGCAGGCGCCGGGTGTTTATTTCCGTGGCAAACCTGGTGACATTTCTCTCGCGCTATGTGGTGGCGGCTGATGCCGCTGAGCGATTGGGGAGCAAGTCGATTTGGTTGACCAAACCGCTCAAAACCAAAGGTGTGCTGGCGCAAGGGGCGCACGCCACCCGCGATGGAAGCCTGCGTGGCGTCCTGTTGTCGGCTGACGCTTTGATCAACGTGGCCTCCGGTCGGTCGTCCGACTGGGCCCGCCAGCCAACATTGGAGTGGGCGGATCCTCGAGCACTCCTGGCGGATAAACAGCACAGGCCCGCGCTGTCCTTCGTGGAGACGCAGCCATGA
- a CDS encoding TniB family NTP-binding protein, which yields MSTIANQLVGHARFNTVQGQLEEVLTRARAGDPQILPIVGPTRVGKTCLLTNFRAMNSISETSRSREIISVVSPKHLTGRALPDACLASLGMNPALFSNHVAATDAFIKAVNKHAARLIIFDETQHMLERGSSTTVRAAADFLKGLFDQAQASIVLVGLPSLIGLFHANEQLADRARRPVEYYPYHWQGTDYINFRSALGSALEYLVESGWDTFEFNDRDFAQRMYVATAGRYGLINKIFIEVQALADTAKIARYDAFARAFEQAVMNRLIELNPFDVDQTIQTEHMALVYAKVMQEAGVKV from the coding sequence ATGAGTACGATCGCCAATCAGTTGGTGGGGCACGCTCGTTTTAATACCGTACAAGGTCAGTTGGAGGAAGTCTTAACACGGGCCAGAGCCGGTGACCCACAAATCCTTCCGATTGTCGGGCCGACGCGGGTCGGCAAGACGTGCCTGCTGACCAATTTCAGGGCGATGAATTCGATTTCGGAGACAAGCCGCTCCCGCGAGATTATCAGTGTCGTCAGCCCGAAGCATTTGACCGGTCGGGCCCTGCCGGATGCTTGCTTGGCGAGCCTCGGTATGAACCCCGCGCTGTTCAGCAATCATGTCGCTGCGACAGACGCATTTATCAAGGCGGTCAACAAGCATGCTGCACGCTTGATCATCTTTGATGAAACGCAGCACATGCTTGAGCGTGGTAGCAGCACCACGGTGCGCGCGGCAGCGGACTTTCTCAAAGGCCTCTTCGATCAGGCTCAGGCCAGTATCGTCCTGGTGGGGTTGCCGAGTCTGATCGGCCTGTTCCATGCCAACGAACAACTGGCTGATCGCGCGCGGCGTCCGGTGGAGTACTACCCATACCACTGGCAGGGTACGGATTACATCAATTTTCGCAGCGCCTTGGGCAGTGCGCTCGAATACCTGGTGGAGAGTGGTTGGGACACTTTCGAATTCAACGATCGCGATTTTGCCCAACGCATGTACGTCGCGACCGCCGGCCGTTACGGCCTCATCAACAAGATTTTTATCGAGGTGCAGGCACTTGCTGATACAGCGAAGATCGCACGTTATGACGCCTTTGCGAGGGCTTTTGAGCAAGCCGTGATGAACCGTCTGATCGAGCTCAATCCGTTCGATGTCGATCAGACGATTCAGACGGAGCACATGGCTTTGGTGTATGCCAAGGTCATGCAAGAAGCCGGTGTGAAGGTCTAG
- the istB gene encoding IS21-like element ISPpu7 family helper ATPase IstB — protein sequence MLPHPTLDKLQTLRLHGMLKALNEQLKTPDIDSLSFEERLGLLVDRELTERDDKRLSSRLRQARLKHNACLEDIDYRSPRGLDKALILQLSGGQWLRDGLNLIIGGPTGVGKTWLACALAHQACREGYSVRYLRLPRLLEELGLAHGDGRFAKLMSSYAKTDLLILDDWGLAPFTAEQRRDMLELLDDRYGQRSTIVTSQMPVDNWHELIGDPTLADAILDRLVHNAYRINLKGESMRKRTQKLTTPANPD from the coding sequence ATGCTGCCCCATCCGACCCTGGACAAGCTGCAAACCCTGCGCCTGCACGGCATGCTCAAGGCGCTGAACGAACAACTGAAAACCCCGGACATCGACAGCCTGAGCTTCGAGGAACGCCTCGGCCTGCTGGTCGACCGCGAGCTGACTGAACGCGACGACAAGCGCCTGAGCAGCCGCCTGCGCCAGGCCCGGCTCAAGCACAACGCCTGCCTCGAAGACATCGACTACCGCAGCCCGCGCGGGCTGGATAAGGCGCTGATCCTGCAACTGAGCGGCGGCCAGTGGCTACGCGACGGCCTCAACCTGATCATCGGCGGCCCCACCGGTGTCGGTAAAACCTGGCTGGCCTGCGCCCTGGCCCACCAGGCCTGCCGAGAAGGCTACAGCGTGCGTTACCTGCGCTTGCCGCGTTTGCTGGAAGAACTGGGTCTGGCCCATGGCGACGGGCGCTTCGCCAAGCTGATGAGCAGCTACGCCAAGACCGACCTGCTGATCCTCGATGACTGGGGCTTGGCCCCGTTCACCGCCGAACAGCGGCGCGACATGCTGGAGCTACTGGACGACCGCTACGGCCAGCGCTCGACCATCGTTACCAGCCAGATGCCGGTGGACAACTGGCACGAACTGATCGGCGATCCGACCCTGGCCGACGCTATCCTCGACCGCCTGGTGCACAACGCTTACCGGATCAATCTGAAGGGTGAATCAATGCGCAAACGGACGCAGAAATTGACGACGCCAGCCAACCCGGACTAA